Genomic window (Octopus bimaculoides isolate UCB-OBI-ISO-001 chromosome 28, ASM119413v2, whole genome shotgun sequence):
tgctcgtgaaattaacgtgcaagtggctgagcactccacagacacgtgtacccttaacgtagttctcggggagattcagtgtgacaaggctgaccctttgaattgcaggcacaacagaaacaggaagaaagagtgagagaaagttgtggtggaagagtacagcagggttcggcaccatcccctgccggagcctcgtggggctttaagtgttttcactcaataaacactcacaacgcccggtctgggaatcgaaaccgcgatcctatgaccgctgccccattgcgcctccactcgtatcaacaaaaatactaagaaataaagggagataattagacTCAGCTGCCTTAAACATTTAGAGGAGACACGCATGCGCATTGAAAGTAGTTCCTGCTGCATTTTGATAATCGAATAAGTTTCTTTTGCAAGAATTTCTCTTAATCAGCTGACAATACATTTAtaatacttataatttatttctcaacaaccagatacacatatatctaaCAATTCTATCCTTTATGAACCATTTACGTAagtattaaacaatgaaaatattcaatgtttttaattCTGTAGACGTTCAGTTCTTGGTTTTATAACTGTGGGATGTCCATGATTTGTGcgggatttagctgctatttttagctatCGATGAGAGATGTTTTTAATTTGCGCGTcattgggctgctatttctagctatcgATGAAAGATGTCTATAATTTGCgcaagatttagctgctatttcccgCTATCGATGAGAGATGTCTGATTTGTgtgagatttagctgctctttctagctaTGGATGAGAGTTGTCTATGATTTTtgcgagatttggctgctatttctacctgtGGAAGGAAGGTcgccattattttttttcatattcgttttctacatatTTGTTAACACCCACCAggctggtttatttatttatttttttgttcccgGGGgaagatctttatattgaccCCCACCTCCTACATTGTCCATCGTTGCTgctttgaaaattgaaaaatgtcTTCACCTTCAGGGATGCAATAATGCATTACCAGCACAGGTTATGTTTAGGCGGGACCGCACCTGAAAGGACAATGTGTAGATGATGgtgattttacttagtttgatgtCTTATCAAGTATAGTGAATCACCACATCTCCCATTCCCTTCTCAACAAATCATTATGTCTCTTGAATTATTAAGTTGCTaaggtaaatgtttatttctacagATTATCTCAATAGAAACTAATCTGTATATTTTAGATAGTCTCTGTATCTTACACTGTTGTTTCTCTATAATTTCAGAACGTCAGATGACATTGATGTAAAGGAAGAAACTAAAGGATAACACAACATAAAACAAGTCGGATTGTTTTTACAAATCTGTGGTAGAATTCCTGTGAAACATTTGctctgaaaaaatattattagccAAATTTCTGAACATCACCAAGAAGAGAAGCTTGTGTGCTGATTGAAGTTGgataaatttatgtaaatgttGCTAAATGGACAGAAATACCACAGTAGAAGTGTTtgtaagaaataaagaataagaacaaaaagaagaaaaatatataaactgggatTTGAGAGGAAAAGTAATGGAAAAGTGTGAGAAAAGTATACAGTTGATTTCCCCTGAACACGTAAAAGAAATGAGatcatatgactgtgatatctgtacaAAGTCTTTTTCTCAAAAAAGTGATCTAATTatgcacaaacgtactcatacaggagagaagccataccactgtgatatctgtggtaaagcattctctgTTAGTAGTGCtgtaactagacacaaacgtattcatacaggggagaaaccatatcactgtgatatctgtggtaaatcattctctcaaaatcgtgacttaactagacacaaacataATCATACAGGAGGTAAAccgtatcattgtgatgtctgtggtaaatcattctctgataataGAGCTTTGATCTCACACCAACGTGTTCATACGAaggaaaagccatatcactgtgatatctgtggtaaatcattctctgaatgtAGTAATCTAactgcacacaaacgtattcatacaggagagaaaccatatcattgtgatatctgtggtaaaacattctctcagaATAGTCAGTTAACTGCACACAAACGTttacatactggagagaaaccatttcactgtgacatctgtggtaaactGTTTTCTCACAGTAGtcatgtaaataaacataaacgtattcatacaggagagacgccatatcactgtgatatctgtggtaaatcattctctgatagtAGTGCCTTGATttcacacaaacgcattcatacaaaggagaagccatatcactgtgatgtctgtggtataTCATTCTCTCAGAGTAGTCACTTAGctgcacacatacgtattcatacaggagagaaaccacatcattgtgatatctgtggtaaatcattctctgtaaatagTTTGGtgactagacacaaacgtattcatacaggagagaaaccctatcactgtgttgtctgtggtaaatcattctctaacagTAGTCAGTTAACtaatcacaaacatattcatacaggagagaaaggaaaagtgtAATTTCTACAGTTTCttgtttgctatatatttttaacattcctGTGTTTTATGCAATGGAATTATAACTCTAAAAGCATTTCCAAAATTTTAGATGAACACTCATCCATTTTCCTTTCCATAATGTAAGGACCCCTAGCCAAAAACTCTCCCTCTTCCTGATGACCCTACACATTACTCTTTATTAAATATTGCATTCTCATATTAcagtatatttattgtttattagcTTTTAAATGCTTCactcattaaatatttcatacaataaCATCAGTTATGACTTTTTCATACACAGGAATATTGTAAACACAAGAGACCCCAAAGGAAGAACACGAGGCATAAATACAGAATATTTGTAGACATTCAGGAccgagatatgtggtgcattgctgtactcaagaaaacctgcccaccacaacacaACCGATATTCTAGAAACAAGAGGCCacgttaaaagcactggtgctggtgccacattaagagcattggtgatggtgccacataaaaagcattggtgatggtaccatgtaaaaagcacccagtacattctgtaaagtggttggtgttaggaagggcatccagctataaagaccatgctaaaacagacaatggTGAGCATGGTGTAGCCCTGCATCCTGATGTCGTCAGTGTAGGAATTAGTGGTTTTGTTTACCTTGTCCACTTAACCCAGAATAGACTTGAGGACCATCACGATGATCTTTGGTGCCAAGTTCAGCTTGAAATCCTACCTGCTCAAACTATTTCGGGCCCTTATGCCCTACCAGCTGATATTTCCATAATTTCTTGGTCACATGTAGCTGCAGATATGCTGACTTCACGTCTCCCCTGTGGCACGAAATGTAGTCATTCAGCTCTTGAAAGTCCACCACTGGCTTGACCATGCTTTCCATTAGCTGTACCACGGCCATCAGTGGCAGCACTCCACTCTTCTTTACTTCAGGGATTGAAATACTCTCCTCAATTCATCTCTCCACCTCTCCCTCAAACGTTCTCATTGAATCTTCTTTCAGGGTATGCTGATAACAGTGTACCTAATTCCTCCATGTCAGGGGATCTTCTTTCCAGCTCCACTCAACTGTCCAGAGTTGACCATTGAACACTACCTGAAAATCTTTGTCTGTGCTGGTGTGTGTAACACAGTTCTCTCCATTGTTCCCCACCTCCACTCTCCTGTTGCAAACACACAGTGCATGGCTCCCCCGCACCACCACATGTTATCCTGTCTTCACTAACCATGTGGGCTTCCATAGCTGCCAATTGCCACTACATTCAGCCTACCATTTTGCATTGACACGGGCCTAAGCGATGAGTTCGCTCATAGACAGCTTCtatcactctgtgtgtgtttgtgtctcataTTCATGTcatgttgtaaatgagtgttgctTTTATTGGGATGGTGCATAATCATTGCgggtttttttcaacaaaaacaataacaatatttaacatgttattgtttttgttgaaaaaaaagctgcaataattatgcaccaacctaatatatgTTCTGTTGTGAGGGAATTTGTGGAGGGCCAAGATTGGTAACATAAACAGggagggctgctaagcctaaacgaggttgtggtggcgaacgcgtaaatcaagcttgtaCAGGAAACAGACAAGAACACATCTTCCTTGATCTAactacaacagagagagagagagaaataaacacaagttaggagaagaaagatggctgatggtcacgtgagcaagggagagagagtgacagatagaGAACTGTGAAGGGGAGTGGAAAAACTTGGAGATAGgataagtgagaaaaaaaaacaggagggggtgaaggggagaaaggaagagagaaaaaacaaaggagtaataggatagaataacgtgagaagaggaggtaaaagaataagagaaagaaagagtaaaaagatagagtgcgcatcagaattattaagatacaacttacttggaagaggatgcatggcattcaatcataagaacataaatatctatatatatgcatatgtggggaCAGGATATCAtcaaacgtgtacaacaaaaaatacaaagtacgAGTACATGAAATATGAACTGTTTTTTCGAACAGCGAacgacacaaatggaaaacaaggcaaaaaaaaaaaaaaaacgatctgtaatcataggcgtaggagtggctgtgtggtaagtagcttgctgaccaaccacatggttctgggttcaatcccactgcgtggcaccttgggcaagtgtcttctactatagcctcgggccgaccaaagccttgtgagtggatttagtagacggaaactgaaagaagcccgtcatatatatgcatatatatatgtatgtgtgtgtgtgtgtatatgttagtgtgtctatgtttgtctccccaacagcgcttgacaactgatggtggtgtgtttacgttccagtaatttagcggttcggcaaaagagaccgatagaataagtactaggcttccaaagaataagtcctggggtcgacttgaccgactgaaggcggtgctccagcatggctgcagtcaaatgactgaaacaagtaaaagagttgttggctgtttttctactcttgtatttcgagcatttaacaagatacgctttcgataaaactgcaaagcaaattaaatcaaatttgggattttgcagagggtccaaattggtaacacaaacaggactgaaaacaatatatatatatatatatatatagacataaatacttGGCCATATTTATGGACACACATGGATGACCATAAACGCAGGTGTTGCctctgtagtaagaagtttatttcctaaccacatggttctagtttcagtcccactattgcaccttgggcaagtgtcttcctctatGACCTCAGGCCGTCCACAGCCTAACAAGAGGACTaggaagatgaaaactgaaagaaacccaatgaatatatatgtgtttggaaGCCAATAATGGTTTCTATATGTCCCTGgtacctagcggttcagcaaaagagattaacAGTAACAGAATAGGTAACGAAACTTAAAAAATACAGGGTTCAATATGTTCAACTGAATTCTTCGAGACAGAGcttcagcatggtcacagtttaatgactAGAACacgtaaagaataaaataaacacagcATCAACTGCCATACAGGAAtaccttgcttttttttttttatttagttgagTTTAGTTAATTTCATATCAAGTGCCATCCTCATTTGACCAAAGATATTaagattttcttttagtttttaatttaaaaaaatttttctagcATTTCTGATCTTTATGTTGACATGTCTGAgcctttagtcaaatgaacttctggaaagtttaagAAGCAAATTTGCCTTCGTTATGTTAATCATTTTGCCCCAGAAAGGCAATAATTTTGTGGAATAGTGTTCAGATTGCATTATAATGTTTTTGATGCATTTAGGGAAGTTCATTTccttagctgatatagtttttgtaatgTGGTGAATATTtgcgaaaaatatattttgtgtcaaAGTCAGAAATGCAGTAAAACCTCCTCATTGTGCCCCACACTACCCACtaatttataaaagaaacttTGCAGAAAGCCGTTTCAGATTGTGTAAAtaatgattatatcagaattaaaaatgtaaataaacaaaataatataattgcaggttcaggaaataaaataaataccagaacaAGATATTATTAAATGAGAACTTTAGTCTTGAAACATTTTCACTATGATACTCCTACACACATCAGTGGTTATAACTTCCTGGACAACATTACAAATGATATGGtgtgggtcttctcagtcacagcatatctccagagagTCTCAGTCTCTtctcattgcctctgtgaggcccaacatgtAAAGTCGtgcctcatcctatgtcttcctcttccactgTTAGGAAGTGActcttcttcacacagctctcctcatccatacgcaacacttgaacataccagcgcagtcgtctctcttgcacaccacatctgatgcttcttaagtccaacttttctctcagggcacttacactctgtcatgtatgcacactgacattacacatccagcggatcatgctaacttcatttctttcaagcctacatacgccctcaacagtcatggcccatgttactctgccgtgtagcatggcagtacgcacacatgcatcatacagtctacctttcactctgaatgagtggccctttgtcaccagtagaggtaagaAATTTCTGAACTTTGcacaggctattcttattctagtgacaACGCTCTCCGAGCATCCACACCAACTACAGACatagtcacctaggtaatggaagctatcaactacttctagtttctccctctggcatgtgatggaatctgctGAGCATCTTCGGTGTTAATTACCCCTGTATattgccacacacaaaagctatcagccgtagcctataccagtgtcgcataaccagcccattatAAAATACCTTTTAATTGTCgggcgacatgctgtgcttgaggaaacctattgagtcacgtaaaataaaaaaatggaaactgtagttgtggctgatgttagtgccacctgactggcccctgtgctggtcgaatgtaaaaagcaccaacaataagtaacatttttcttttatggcaAAGTATGCACcgaattcaataaaattacaaaGGTTACCTAATTATTACGCATAACATGCAAaatgacttattttttttttgtagattcaGTAGAGATAATTCACTCCTGCCCCTCAATGTTAAAACTACATGTAGTAcagctgtagtacacgtgctgtgTACATTCCTATAACAAAGTTTTCTTTCCACGCTAAAAAGACAAGTAATTCTGCCTCCAACTCAGTCGGATGCCtgtttttcacttattttttggCGTGTTTCACTATGCAAacatcaccaactgcctaccccgAGTAATCACTTATGGTACATGCCTGATGTGTAGGGTTGTCAGGAGGAGGAGTTTTGGTTTCGAAGTCCTTACATTATAGAAAGGAATCTGTACAAGCAGTCATGGAACAAGCAGAAGTGAAAATTACAAACACAatacaaaaggaaatataaaatttttgaaatatttttatccaTATTTTCCCATCAGATGAAACACAggtatatcaaaaatatatagtaGACAAGAAACtacccttttcctttcttccctgtatgaatatatttgtgtcttgcTGAGTGacaattttgagaaaatgatttacctcAGATATggcaatgatatggtttctcccctgcaTGAACATGTTTGTGTCTAGATAAGTtattattttgagagaatgatttaccacagacgtaacagcgatatggtttctctcctgtatgaatcaGTTTGTGTGTCATTAAGTTACTAtcctgagagaatgatttaccacagatatcacactgatatggtttctctcctgtatgcatACGTCTGTGCTTTGCTAAGCCACTTTTGTTGGAGAATGAATTACCACaagtatcacagtgatatggcttctctcctgtatgcatACGTCTGTGCTTTGCTAAGCCACTTTTGTTAGAGAATGAATTACCACaagtatcacagtgatatggtttctctcctgtatgaatcaGTTTGTGTGTCATTAAGTTACTAtcctgagagaatgatttaccacagatatcacactgatatggtttctctcctgtatgcatACGTCTGTGCTTTGCTAAGCCACTATTGTTAGAGAATgaattaccacaaatatcacaaggaaatggtttctctcctgtatgaatacgtttatgtgagGTTAAGATACTAttaacagagaatgatttaccacagatatcacaatgatatggcttctctcctgtatgagttcTTTTGTGTGTAGTAACGTGAAtacttctagagaatgatttaccacagatatcacagtgatatggtttctctcctgtatgagtacgtttgtgcaaAGTAACGTGATCACtggtagagaatgatttaccacagatatcgcaatgatatggtttctctcctgtatgaatacgtttgtgcacaGTAACGTAACCACTGTttaagaatgatttaccacaaatatcacactgatatcgtttctctcctgtatgagtacgtttgtgcacAGTAACATGACCACTGTTaggaaatgatttaccacagatatcacagtgatatggtttctctcctgtatgtgtacgtttgtgcgtaGATAAGTTACGACtgcaagagaatgatttaccacagatatcacactgatattgCATCTCTCCTGTATATCTGTGCATAATTAGTTTCTACCACAGATTTGTAGAAACAATCTAATACGTCCGTTTCGTATGATATTTTCGTTTAGTCTTTAAAACAGGATAGATATTGACGATGTGTCTTCCGTTACGTCACTGTTATTTGATGTTCTGAAATTATAGagaaacaacagtgtaagacgTAGAAGCTATTTAAAAAATACAGGTTCATTTCTATTGAGATAATCTTCGGAAATAAACATTTACCTTAACAACTGAGCTGGATGCCGACAGCTCCATAAAGGAGTACTAATCTCTAAAAGTCGATGGAACATGTGGGTCACTCAGAAGGACATGGTATGAAGTGCTCAAGAACCTTTctgatgagatgacaaaggaccaagattcctggtgccttgttgtactcaAGGAGATCCGTACTTCAtaacagaagtgttaagactcGTCCCTCTGGTGGTTAAAAGCACTTATGGCCATTCctcatttaaatgttgaagtgaatccaacagtttttgtgtgtttcttaaatgacttataaacaccttccacgctgcatttgtttttaatttcagcacacgatctcagatcaggtcacttgctatgcaagtacatctccgtaattttccttaaaaatcggatcttgtcaattttctgaagtcctctccccacctcctCGGAAAAGATTTTACCCACAAATCTCTCAATAATCATAATCTATGGTGTTTCAAGGGTATTTAGATAAAGattttaggcgtaggagtggctgtgtggtaagtagcttgtttaccaaccaaatggttccgggttcagtcccactgtgtggcaccttgggcaagtatcttctactatagcctcgggtcgaccaNNNNNNNNNNNNNNNNNNNNNNNNNNNNNNNNNNNNNcaaagccttgtgagtggatttgctagacggaaactgaaagaagcccgtcgtatatatgtatgtatgtgtatatgtttgtatgtttgtgtttgtccccccagcatcgcttgacaaccgatgctggtgtgtttatgtacccgtcacttagcggttcggcaaaagagaccgataaaataagtactaggcttccaaagaataagtcctggggtcgatttgttcgactaaaggtggtgctccagcatggccacagtcaaatgactgaaacaagtaaaagagtaaaaaagtaaccacaaatttctttttaatcgtAATCTCAacagtttgaaatatatttatataaaatttcacttacaaaatcccttttcctaaaagttatgagggaaaaactcgaATCTTTtcaattttccgaagtcctcccCCACCTCGCGTTTTTGTTTCCATATtcgttttcttcacttttttacacccgttgcacaacattgtttttaatttttttcttttattttaaacattaaccAAATAAGGTATTCGGCTTCTAAACATTTCAGTGGTCGGGGTGTATTTCAGCACATTTCTCAAACTAAAAAGTGCAACAAACGGGGCAACGATGGAGAGTGCAGAAGGTAGCTTCcatagctaaaaatagcagctaaatcacacACAGATCATAGAATCTCTCTTccatagctagaaataacagccaaatctcgtACAAATCAAGGACATCTCTCATTCATAAATTATATAAGGGAAACAAAGAACCGATGAACCGAAAACCGAACGTCTACGGAATTATaaacattgaatattttcattgcttcaaCACTTACAGAAATGTTTCATAAAGGATGGTgttgttacatatgtgtgtatttggtagTTGAGAGATACATTATAAATATCAGAAATGTATAATTAGCTGATTAAGAAAAACGTATGCATAGGACATTTAACCGGATATCAACTTCAAGCAGGAAGTACATTAAATACGCATGTATTGGTAAAAATATCTAAGGTAGCTAACTGTCTTTAAATCCCCTTTGGTCTTAGTATGTTGTAgttaattatatctatatctgctTGTTTTTGTTCGTATTAATACCTGACTGTATCGACcattctgtggaggcgcaatggcccagtggctagggcagcggacttgcaatcataggatcgcggtttcgattcccagaccgggcattgtgagtgtttattgagcgaaaacacctaaagcactaaaaggctccggcaggggatggtggcgaaccctgctgtactcttccaccacaactttctcttacttcctgtttctgttgtgcctgtaattcaaagggtcagccttgtcacgctgaatatccccgagaactacgttaagggtacggtacacgtgtctatggagtgctcagccacttgcacgttaatttcacgagcaggctgttccgttgatcggatcaactggaaccctcgacggagtatTGACTATCCTATCAGATGTTGTAATACGTCGCCGCTCACCGTTCCCTTCTTCACTGGGCCGTTCTTTGCCGTCTGGCCTCAAATATTAGTCGTGATATCTACATTggaatcattctctgaaaataatGTCtttaccagacatgtttttatttatatgagAGCGTAACTATATAAATGTGACacttcataacaacaacaacaacaggtattTTACCTTGCGCCTAAATTCGGGTTAGTCTTATAGGTTTTATCCAGAGCAACAATTAATCCATTCGATGTGGCTCTGGTTTTTAGGCTGTTATTTACAGTTGGTTGATCTCTTGCAGCAATATTGTTTCCTGTCAAAATTGCTTCCATGTGAAATAAAAACTCACCAACCAATAAGTCTAAATTTATTCATAGATGCAAAGAAATACAACAGTTGCTGATAACAGCTTTCCAAATTTGTATTTTACATCCCTCCATCTATAATTACATTCTTGAGataactaaccctaaccctaatattTTTACTACACATAATTTCTTAGAATCTCTCTTCCATAGCATGTATAAAGCTTCAGCTTGTTAAATTCATCATCCATAGaataaaagccagaagaaatacatcAAAGACAAGACATATTGTCTGTTACAAGTGtcgagtaaagaaaaaaaaaaagagcattcTACTTACTGTTACATGTGTCAAGTAAAAGAGAGCATTCTGTTTATTGTtccatttttataaaattctcaTAGGTTCTCTAGATTGAAGTGGATTTAGGCTCACATGCTGAAGAAATGGATAAGGTTATCCAAGTTGAACAGAGGCAACAAAAGATAGTGCAA
Coding sequences:
- the LOC128251075 gene encoding zinc finger protein 135-like, which translates into the protein MEKCEKSIQLISPEHVKEMRSYDCDICTKSFSQKSDLIMHKRTHTGEKPYHCDICGKAFSVSSAVTRHKRIHTGEKPYHCDICGKSFSQNRDLTRHKHNHTGGKPYHCDVCGKSFSDNRALISHQRVHTKEKPYHCDICGKSFSECSNLTAHKRIHTGEKPYHCDICGKTFSQNSQLTAHKRLHTGEKPFHCDICGKLFSHSSHVNKHKRIHTGETPYHCDICGKSFSDSSALISHKRIHTKEKPYHCDVCGISFSQSSHLAAHIRIHTGEKPHHCDICGKSFSVNSLVTRHKRIHTGEKPYHCVVCGKSFSNSSQLTNHKHIHTGEKGKV